TAAGCTTGCGTGTGATTGTATTGATTAATGGTTAAGACCATCTGTCCTTTTAAGAACGCTTCAGCATAATCGATTACTTGCAGTCCCTCTTCATATTTTGCAAAGGCTCTCAAGCGCAGAAGATTGTCACATTGTACAATGAGCAATGGGAGACGCTTATCACCTTGGAATTGTAGACTTAAATCCCCTTTAAATTTGATACTTCCTGTCAGGAGCAGGCAAGACACAAGGGCTTCACCCAAAAGATTTTTTATCATGGCGGGATAGGGGCGTTGCCTCATGATTGTTTGATAAGTTTCCTGGAGATGAGCAATTTCCCCACGTATGCTGGCATTCTCGAAAATAAAGCGCTGCAAGGAATCTGTTTCTTTCATTATAGACCTGACGAAATCTGCAATACCATTATTCTACCATAAATAAGATTGCACGCCTCGATGAGGCGCGAGATAATGATCTTTTTTTGTGCGAGATTAAGAGACGATGTTAAATTCTCAACAAATGGCAGCTGTGCAGTATATTGATGGCCCTTTGTTGGTATTAGCCGGTGCTGGGAGTGGTAAAACGAGTGTAATTACACAAAAAATAGCTTATTTGCTGGAAAAATGTGGTTATGCGGCAAGTAGTGTTTACGCGGTTACCTTTACTAATAAAGCCGCTAATGAAATGCGAGCCCGGGTGGGTTTAGTGTTACCTGCTAGCGTGCGACGAGGGTTAAAAGTAGCCACTTTTCATACCCTGGGATTAACGATTATTAAGCATCATGTTGCATTGTGCGGTTTAAAGGCAGGATTTTCTATTTTTGATAGCGAAGACTGTCTTCAACTGTTAAGAAGTTTTCTGCCGACAAGCAAAGCAACAGAACGTGATTATTTACTGCAAATTCAACAGTGTATTTCTCGCTGGAAAAATGAATTGTTAAGTCCTGAAGAGGTGGTAAAGCGTCACCATGAATCTGCAGTTGATGAAGAACTTCTACGAATTTATCCTGCCTATCAACAGGCGCTCAAAACTTACAATGCGGTCGATTTTGATGATTTAATTCGTTTGCCTGTCAATTTGTTGAAGAATCACCTGGAAGTACGAGAGAAATGGCAAAATAAAATTCGTCATTTACTGGTTGATGAGTATCAGGATTCTAATACCTGTCAATACCTGCTGGTCAAATTACTTACAGGGATTCGGGCACAATTCACTGTAGTGGGTGATGATGATCAGTCAATCTATGCTTGGCGTGGTGCCAGGCCTGAAAATTTGGCGCAGTTACAAAACGATTACCCGCAGCTTAAAGTGATTAAACTCGAACAGAATTACCGCTCGACCGGACGTATTTTACATGTGGCCAATCATTTGATTGCTAACAATCCCCATTTATTCAGCAAAAAGTTGTGGAGTGCCTTGGGTCATGGAGAACCATTGCGTGTAGTCGTGTGTAAAGACGAGAATGATGAAGCAGAACAAGTGGTTGCTGATTTAATCAGCCATAAATTACGTAATCGTACGCAGTATGGTGATTATGCTATCTTATATCGTGGTAATCACCAATCACGTATTTTTGAAAAAATTTTGCGCCATCACAGTATTCCCTATCGTATTAGTGGTGGACAGTCGTGGTTTGCACGTAGTGAAGTAAAAGATGTATTTGCCTATCTAAAACTATTGTGTAATGAAGCAGATGATGCAGCCTTTTTAAGAGTCATTAACACCCCAAAACGAGGAATTGGCGAAACGAGTCTGGATGCTTTAGGAAATTACGCACAGAGTAAAGGGCAAAGTCTCTACCATTGTGCAGATCATTTGGCGTTAACTGAACGATTAACAGAGAAGCCTCGTGCAGCATTGCTGCATTTCAAGCAGTGGTTTGAGGAAATTAAACGGCAACTTGAAAGAAAATCGGTGGTTGAGGTGTTGCGTGAAATGGTTGAGGACAGTGGTTATGAAGCTTACGTTTATGAACAATGTGATACACCCACTAAGGCACAAAAGCGCATGGAGAATGTATGGGAACTGATTGAATGGGTAGGACGCCTGCTTGCAAAAAATAGCGATCAACGATTAACAGATGTAGTTAACAAATTGATTCTAATAGATATTTTAGAGCAAGCTGATGAACAGGATAGTGAAACCCTACAACTAATGACCCTGCATGCCTCCAAAGGTTTAGAATTTCCCTATGTGTATTTGGTCGGCATGGAAGAAGAGTTATTACCGCATCGGGTGAGTATTGATGAAGATCAAATTGAAGAGGAGCGCCGTTTAGCCTATGTAGGCATTACTCGTGCGCAAAAGGAATTGTGTTTAACCCTGGCAAGGCAACGTCGACGCGGTGGTGAACTTCAGGATTGTCAACCGAGTCGTTTTCTAGAAGAATTGCCTCAGGATAGTTTGGAATGGTTTGGTAAAACTGGTGAAAAAAATGA
This region of Legionella clemsonensis genomic DNA includes:
- the rep gene encoding DNA helicase Rep — translated: MLNSQQMAAVQYIDGPLLVLAGAGSGKTSVITQKIAYLLEKCGYAASSVYAVTFTNKAANEMRARVGLVLPASVRRGLKVATFHTLGLTIIKHHVALCGLKAGFSIFDSEDCLQLLRSFLPTSKATERDYLLQIQQCISRWKNELLSPEEVVKRHHESAVDEELLRIYPAYQQALKTYNAVDFDDLIRLPVNLLKNHLEVREKWQNKIRHLLVDEYQDSNTCQYLLVKLLTGIRAQFTVVGDDDQSIYAWRGARPENLAQLQNDYPQLKVIKLEQNYRSTGRILHVANHLIANNPHLFSKKLWSALGHGEPLRVVVCKDENDEAEQVVADLISHKLRNRTQYGDYAILYRGNHQSRIFEKILRHHSIPYRISGGQSWFARSEVKDVFAYLKLLCNEADDAAFLRVINTPKRGIGETSLDALGNYAQSKGQSLYHCADHLALTERLTEKPRAALLHFKQWFEEIKRQLERKSVVEVLREMVEDSGYEAYVYEQCDTPTKAQKRMENVWELIEWVGRLLAKNSDQRLTDVVNKLILIDILEQADEQDSETLQLMTLHASKGLEFPYVYLVGMEEELLPHRVSIDEDQIEEERRLAYVGITRAQKELCLTLARQRRRGGELQDCQPSRFLEELPQDSLEWFGKTGEKNEAKAKAMAKFHLAGLKTLLQD